From the genome of Bufo gargarizans isolate SCDJY-AF-19 unplaced genomic scaffold, ASM1485885v1 fragScaff_scaffold_591_pilon, whole genome shotgun sequence:
gtaccccactagtgacgacTCCTCCTCCATTACTGACCCCTGTAGTACCCCATTAGTAACAGTGACCCCTTTAATACTGAACCTTGGTACCCCATTAGTAAAAGACCTCTcctatactgacccctgtggtatccCACTGGTGATGGTGACCCCTCCAATAtcgacccctgtggtaccccattaGTGACAGTAACCCTTTCAATACTGAACCCTGTGGTACCCTGGTGGTACACCATTAATGATGGTGACccttccaatactgacccctgtggaacCTCACCATTGACGGTGACCCCCCATACTGAACCCTGAGGTAacccactagtaacagtgacctctccaatactgacccctatggTGCCCTACTAGTGATGATGActtctccaatactgacccctgtagtaccccactagtaacagtgacctctccaatactgacctGTGGTACCCTGTTAGTGACAGTAACTCTTCCAATATTGAAacttgtggtaccccactagtaacagtgacccctgCAATAATGACATTTGTACCCCATTAGTGACAGTGATCCCCCCAGTACTGATCCCTGTGGTACCCTACCAGTAACAGTAAGCCCTCCAATACTGATCCCTATGGTACCCTATCAAGGAAGGAAAATACCtcaaatactgacccctgtggtaccacaCTAGTGATAGCGACCCCTCCTATACTggtccctgtggtaccccactagtgatggtgactcttctaatactgacccctgtgattCCCGAGCACCGctgccaactgtcccaaatttgctggaactgtccctgattttcagagacagtcccggCAAATATGCACTTTCCCGGGCTGAGAATGGGCGGTGCTTATACAAACCGCGCCCACAAATAGGTGTTTCTAGCCGGGTCAGTGGGGTTCCCGTGAGTAGGTCGTATCTGCACCAATTTTACCAAtttaaatgttggtaagtatgcccCAGTAGTAGTAACTCTGATGCCTCCAATACTGACATATGGTACCccattagtgacagtgaccccccccaatactgatccctgtggtactccactagtAACAGTAactcctccaatactgacccgtggtaccccattagtgacagtgacccctctaaTACTGAACTCTGTGTTACCACACTAGTGATGGTGACCCTTTTACTTCTGATCCCTGTGGTATTCTACCAAAGAAGGGAAACCCATCCAATACTGATCCCTGTGGTACCTCACTAGTGGCAGTGACCTCTTGAATACTGAcctctgtggtaccccactagtgagagtgacccctccaatactgacccctgtggtattccactagtgacagtgaaccCTTCAATAcatacccctgtggtaccccactagtgacagtgacccatccagtactgacccctttGGTACCCCACTAGGAACAGTGGCCCCTCCAATATTGACCCCTGAGGTATCCCACTAGTGAGAGTGAACCCTTCAATAcatacccctgtggtaccccactagtgacagtgacctatccagtactgacccctttGGTACCCCACTAcgaacagtgacccctccaatactgacccttgcAGTGCCTCACTAGTGACTGATCCAATATTGACccatgtggtaccccactagtaacagttacccctccaatactgacacttttggtaacccactagtgacagtgactgaTCTAATACTgatccctgtggtaccccactagtgatggtGACTCTTCCAATACTGAGCCCTGTGATACCCcaactagtaacagtgacccctgCAATACTGACCTGTGGTACCCCATAAGTGACAGTGACTAATCCAATAATGACCCCTGTGGTACAGTACTAGTAACAGTGACTCCCTTTAATACCGATCCCTGTGGTATGTACCATTAAAAACAACATGGCACCCGGCACTTTGCTGCCTTCTCTGTATTCAGCTACACATGATGGTGTGGGATCCTTCAGCAGAAGTAATCATTGTTTGACCCTTCATGAAGAGACAATATGGTTGTCATATTCTAAGGATCCCTTGGTCAAGTGACTATTGGTGGTGGAAAAGTCCAGCAGAGTCTGGTACATGTACACCGTCAGCGAAACACATAGAAACCACCAGTTTCACACAAGTCTCATTTATTTCTTAAACTCATATATTTGTGAAATCACAGTATTCGATTTCATGATGATGTCACTGAGTTTGGTaaggtgatgtcatcatgtttGGTAAGGTGATGTCCCCAGGTTTGGGTAAAGTGATGCCACTGGGTTTGGTAAAGAAGCTCATATCTGACATCCAGCTTTATTGCATATGATATGGTACAACCTCTAGTGGGATACATCAGCTCGGGTGGACTATGGCACTGAGTGCGTTCCACGTCCTGACCAATGCTTACAGTATTATCTACATGTCTATGGAGATTACATGTGACGTAgcccaaaataaagataacatTAATCTGCCTCAGAAGAGGGATCCGAAGCTGGTGCCCCATCCATGTGTGGGGCGAATGTCCTCCCAGAGATGTTCTCACCCTTCCCCTATTTGTTCCCCTATGGTCCCACCATCTTCTGAACACCTGTTTTGGCTCATGTGTGAATGTGGGGGTTGTGGTTTATTGATATTTTTGGCCTTGGTCATGTACATTATTGGGGTAATTCAATGAAACCAGAGCTGGTATCTGTCATGGTGGGAAGTGTCTACAACATCTCAGCATGAGGAAAACACAAAGAGAAGTGAAGACCATAATGAAATCAGAAGTTCATATTTGGAGACCTGTACATAAAGGacaacccccctcatccatatacctcccccagtcccatcagTCCGTGTGCTGGCTCAGAGACCACCCTACCACCATGTAGACACGTGTGGTCATTGCAGGACATTGTGGACATCAAGGGGACATTTCTTCTTGTTTGGGATGGCTCTAAGATTTGTTACTTCCCTACTGAGTCAAATATGATGCGGTTCTGTTCCGCCTGATGCTTCTGGTTCTGAGTCTTTGCCATGTCAATCATATGCCGGAGGATATGATAAGTCAAGTCTATGGAGATTGGGGGGTCTTCTCTCTTCAGGCGGTCAGAaaacacctccaggaaggtcctggCTGACTCCTCTGGCCGAGACTCTTGGAAGACTGTCTGAAGGATGCTGAGTACTGGGGCCAGATCCTGGGATGACATCTGGTGCCCAGTGGAGAGCGACCCCTGGTTCAGCCTCAGCTGCAGATGGGGGTCACCTAGCTCCAGCTGCGGCGCTCTTTCCCTTATAAAATATAACAGAGCCTGGGCGCTCTCATCACTCAACAATCCATCGAGACTGAGCCTGGGGCCCTGAAAGTAGCTCCTCTCCAAGGGGTGGGCCCCTGCCGGTCCTGTGAAGATCAGAAAGCAGGCGAGCAGAGTGACTGACGATGATGAGGCAGCCTTCATGGTGACCTAAAATAGAAAAAATCCAATAATCTATAGAGAGCTCAGGATTTTCAATAAATAATCCAATAATCTAGAGATTTTAGTATAATCAAT
Proteins encoded in this window:
- the UCN gene encoding urocortin, with the protein product MKAASSSSVTLLACFLIFTGPAGAHPLERSYFQGPRLSLDGLLSDESAQALLYFIRERAPQLELGDPHLQLRLNQGSLSTGHQMSSQDLAPVLSILQTVFQESRPEESARTFLEVFSDRLKREDPPISIDLTYHILRHMIDMAKTQNQKHQAEQNRIIFDSVGK